One segment of Triticum aestivum cultivar Chinese Spring chromosome 2A, IWGSC CS RefSeq v2.1, whole genome shotgun sequence DNA contains the following:
- the LOC123038258 gene encoding probable polyol transporter 4, whose translation MRPSPVVRRMMLAGLGVQFFQQATGIDALVYYSPTIFRDAGIASEGHLLAATVAVGLSKTIFIVIAILLVDRVGRKPLLLISTVGITACLAVLAATLSLLSRGALPGGAAIALAILTVCGFVAFFSVGIGPINMVLSSEIYPLRLRAQAVGLGLAVNRLTSGAVAMSFLSICRAVSVAGAFTAFAAVSALSVAFLQWFVPETSGKTLEEIELLFGDAGGSGGEVEVELGDGEHQVHER comes from the coding sequence ATGAGGCCGTCGCCGGTCGTCCGCCGGATGATGCTCGCCGGGCTGGGCGTCCAGTTCTTCCAGCAGGCCACAGGCATCGACGCACTGGTGTATTACAGCCCGACCATATTCCGGGACGCCGGCATCGCCAGTGAGGGCCACCTCCTGGCCGCCACCGTCGCGGTGGGGCTCTCCAAGACGATCTTCATCGTGATCGCCATACTTCTGGTAGACCGCGTCGGCAGGAAGCCCCTACTCCTCATCAGCACGGTCGGCATCACCGCCTGCCTTGCCGTGCTCGCCGCGACGCTCTCCCTGCTGTCGCGCGGCGCGCTGCCAGGCGGCGCGGCGATCGCGCTGGCCATCTTGACGGTGTGCggcttcgtggccttcttctcggtGGGCATCGGGCCCATCAACATGGTGCTGAGCTCGGAGATCTACCCGCTGAGGCTGCGCGCGCAGGCGGTGGGCCTCGGCCTGGCGGTGAACCGGCTGACCAGCGGCGCCGTGGCCATGTCCTTCCTGTCCATCTGCCGCGCCGTGTCCGTGGCCGGCGCGTTCACGGCGTTCGCGGCCGTCTCGGCGCTGTCCGTGGCGTTCCTGCAGTGGTTCGTGCCCGAGACGAGCGGCAAGACGCTCGAGGAGATCGAGTTGCTGTTCGGCGATgccggtggcagcggcggcgaggTGGAGGTGGAGCTCGGCGACGGGGAACATCAGGTGCACGAGCGATGA
- the LOC123186587 gene encoding rapid alkalinization factor 23-like, translating into MPPSAATPVLLLLLLLVQGRGGHGAIGISSLDMDMDMDMGVEAAAHGRLLWATGGGRRYISYDALRGDAVPCSRPGVPYYNCRVSTTANPYSRGCESITRCRDDDPS; encoded by the coding sequence atgCCTCCATCGGCGGCCACCCCcgtgctcctcctgctgctgctcctcgTGCAGGGGAGAGGAGGCCACGGCGCCATCGGCATCAGCAGCCTCGACATGGACATGGACATGGACATgggggtggaggcggcggcgcacgggcgGCTGCTGTGGGCGACCGGCGGCGGGCGGAGGTACATCAGCTACGACGCGCTGCGGGGGGACGCCGTGCCCTGCTCCCGGCCGGGGGTGCCCTACTACAACTGCCGCGTCAGCACCACCGCCAACCCCTACTCCCGCGGCTGCGAGTCCATCACCCGCTGCCGCGACGACGACCCTTCCTAG